One window of the Archangium primigenium genome contains the following:
- a CDS encoding CheR family methyltransferase, with translation MSDQAPPWRHPGYVAVLDLVSARAGLLPPSCPPAAMEGIDRAMARAGLGGDFATYLTRLEDPAAFDDLMVELTVGETYFFRNPEHYEFIRQEVLPDLEQRRGPEHVVRGWSAGCASGEEPYSLAVLLMKEGYGARMLVQGTDVSRAALSRCEVASYGDWSLRGPWTEQMRPYLRAHGKRYTLAPEVRDHVRFSYLNLADSTWPTQGAGIWNQDIIFCRNVLIYFNRATIEEVARRLYASLAEGGFLITGPSDPPLMGLAPFETLVTAWGIVYHRPDAARPHQRLVFHSPIQVVPPSVPPPAVPFTPPPPAVPFTPPPPPAVPFTRPTPPPPPAVPVPALPESPGLEQARRALARGDWPEAARLAGALPTEPLAAEVHIRALANYDPRGALRACAEASARHPLAVEPRYLEAVVQLGLGRLEESERAARQALYLEPGLAVAHLMLGHLLRRRGDLAGARRAFTTAATLCATLPPEEAVPLGDGERAARLMAVAREELERLEAAMENE, from the coding sequence GTGAGTGATCAGGCGCCGCCCTGGCGGCACCCGGGATACGTCGCGGTGCTGGACCTGGTCTCCGCGCGTGCCGGACTGCTGCCCCCGAGCTGTCCGCCCGCCGCCATGGAGGGCATCGACCGGGCCATGGCCCGCGCGGGCCTGGGCGGCGACTTCGCCACGTACCTCACGCGGCTGGAGGACCCGGCCGCCTTCGACGACCTCATGGTGGAGCTCACCGTGGGGGAGACGTACTTCTTTCGCAACCCCGAGCACTACGAGTTCATCCGCCAGGAGGTGCTGCCGGACCTGGAGCAGCGCCGGGGCCCGGAGCACGTGGTGCGCGGCTGGAGCGCCGGGTGCGCCTCGGGCGAGGAGCCCTACTCGCTCGCGGTGCTGCTGATGAAGGAGGGCTATGGCGCGCGCATGCTCGTGCAGGGCACGGACGTGTCGCGCGCGGCGCTCTCGCGCTGCGAGGTGGCGAGCTACGGCGACTGGTCCCTGCGCGGCCCGTGGACGGAGCAGATGCGCCCCTACCTCCGGGCACACGGCAAGCGCTACACGCTGGCGCCCGAGGTGCGCGACCACGTGCGCTTCAGCTACCTGAACCTGGCGGACAGCACCTGGCCCACCCAGGGCGCGGGCATCTGGAACCAGGACATCATCTTCTGCCGCAACGTCCTCATCTACTTCAACCGCGCCACCATCGAGGAGGTGGCGCGGCGGCTGTACGCCTCGCTCGCCGAGGGCGGCTTCCTCATCACCGGGCCGTCGGATCCGCCGCTCATGGGCCTGGCGCCCTTCGAGACGCTCGTCACCGCGTGGGGCATCGTCTACCACCGCCCCGACGCCGCCCGGCCCCACCAGCGCCTCGTCTTCCACTCGCCCATCCAGGTGGTGCCCCCGTCGGTCCCGCCGCCCGCCGTGCCGTTCACCCCGCCGCCCCCCGCCGTGCCCTTCACCCCGCCGCCGCCGCCCGCCGTGCCGTTCACCCGGCCGACGCCGCCACCGCCGCCCGCCGTGCCCGTGCCCGCGCTCCCGGAGAGCCCGGGGCTGGAGCAGGCCCGGCGCGCGCTCGCCCGGGGGGACTGGCCCGAGGCGGCCCGGCTCGCCGGCGCGCTGCCCACCGAGCCCCTGGCCGCGGAGGTGCACATCCGCGCCCTGGCCAACTATGACCCGCGCGGCGCGCTGCGCGCCTGCGCCGAGGCGAGCGCGCGCCATCCGCTCGCCGTGGAGCCGCGCTACCTGGAGGCCGTGGTGCAGCTCGGCCTGGGCCGGCTGGAGGAGTCCGAGCGGGCCGCGCGGCAGGCGCTCTACCTGGAGCCGGGCCTGGCCGTGGCGCACCTGATGCTCGGCCACCTGTTGCGACGCCGGGGAGACCTGGCGGGCGCGCGGCGCGCCTTCACCACCGCGGCCACGCTGTGCGCCACGCTGCCGCCCGAGGAGGCCGTGCCCCTGGGGGATGGCGAGCGCGCCGCGCGGCTCATGGCGGTGGCCCGCGAGGAGCTCGAGCGGCTAGAAGCCGCCATGGAGAATGAGTGA
- a CDS encoding chemotaxis protein CheW produces the protein MVGDEEPKTGGLDWTAAYRRLRQLEDTTREAATADPAQERALLDERALRLARATAPHAEPGRLLEIVHFHAGEQDYALETRFVREVLRTSEQRVTLPGSPEQLRGVVLLHGEVLAVVELAPLFGRPASTQHGPVLVVGQGRAELGVCAERVEEVLSVSRDTLMPPPAALGAQERGLVAGLTREGIIVLEGEALLRDGRLFFDLSEERVS, from the coding sequence ATGGTGGGTGACGAGGAGCCCAAGACGGGCGGGCTGGACTGGACCGCGGCCTACCGCCGCCTGCGGCAGCTGGAGGACACCACGCGCGAGGCCGCCACGGCCGACCCCGCCCAGGAGCGCGCGCTCCTGGACGAGCGCGCGCTCCGGCTCGCCCGCGCCACCGCGCCCCACGCCGAGCCCGGGCGCCTGTTGGAAATCGTCCACTTCCACGCGGGCGAGCAGGACTACGCGCTGGAGACGCGCTTCGTGCGCGAGGTGTTGCGCACCTCCGAGCAGCGCGTCACCCTGCCGGGCTCGCCCGAGCAGCTGCGCGGCGTGGTGCTGCTGCACGGCGAGGTGCTGGCGGTGGTGGAGCTGGCGCCCTTGTTCGGCCGGCCCGCCTCCACCCAGCACGGCCCCGTGCTGGTGGTGGGGCAGGGCCGCGCGGAGCTGGGCGTGTGCGCCGAGCGCGTGGAAGAAGTGCTCAGCGTGTCGCGCGACACGCTGATGCCTCCGCCCGCGGCGCTCGGGGCGCAGGAGCGGGGACTCGTCGCGGGGCTCACCCGCGAGGGAATCATCGTGCTGGAGGGCGAGGCCCTCTTGAGGGATGGTCGGCTCTTCTTCGACCTGTCCGAGGAAAGGGTTTCATGA
- a CDS encoding methyl-accepting chemotaxis protein has translation MSIGKKIAMGFGLSLMVLLIVAFVAFQGAQQLVQTTGKLFESREQARLMREVYASLVNAETGQRGYMLTGEEAYLAPYAEARKNLDLNLASLREYLMDEPSQAARLSQMEPLLKAKLDEMAETIRLRQSGQVDTALTLVRTGQGKREMDRIRTLLDEMLTLEEQRWAENEREARDNSQSTKLVLGLGTLVGLLIVSMGSYLITRGITGPMDKLVTGADQIGRGNFAHRIDVVNDDETGELATAFNTMAERRQQAEAQLAQQAQEREHTLKTVAEFVNQLAGTTSEILVSTTEQVAGAQEQGSAVAQTVSTIEEIAQTSEEAAGRAKAVSDSARHSEEVGKSGRRAVDEAVGAMTSVREQVESIASRILALAEQAQAIGDIITTVNDISEQTHMLALNASIEASRAGEHGRGFAVVATEVKALADQSKKATSQVRQILGQIQKATQGAVMTTEEGTKSVASATRVVSQAGGVIQTLGDLLSQASLTAAQISASANQQATGIGQIRQAMRDVSQATQQTLTSTRQTERAMQDLNGMGQKLKGLLKEYGRTA, from the coding sequence ATGAGTATCGGCAAGAAGATCGCCATGGGCTTTGGCCTGTCGCTGATGGTGCTGCTCATCGTGGCCTTCGTCGCCTTCCAGGGCGCGCAGCAGCTCGTGCAGACGACGGGCAAGCTCTTCGAGAGCCGGGAGCAGGCGCGGCTCATGCGCGAGGTGTACGCGAGCCTGGTGAACGCGGAGACGGGCCAGCGCGGCTACATGCTCACGGGCGAGGAGGCCTACCTGGCCCCCTACGCCGAGGCGCGCAAGAACCTGGACCTCAACCTGGCGAGCCTGCGCGAGTACCTCATGGACGAGCCCAGCCAGGCCGCGCGGCTCTCCCAGATGGAGCCCCTGCTCAAGGCCAAGCTCGACGAGATGGCGGAGACCATCCGGCTGCGCCAGTCGGGCCAGGTGGACACCGCGCTCACGCTCGTGCGCACCGGCCAGGGCAAGCGGGAGATGGACCGCATCCGCACGCTGCTCGACGAGATGCTCACCCTGGAGGAGCAGCGCTGGGCGGAAAACGAGCGCGAGGCCCGGGACAACTCCCAGAGCACCAAGCTGGTGCTCGGCCTGGGCACGCTCGTGGGCCTGCTCATCGTGAGCATGGGCAGCTACCTCATCACCCGCGGCATCACCGGCCCCATGGACAAGCTGGTGACGGGGGCGGATCAGATCGGCCGGGGCAACTTCGCCCACCGCATCGACGTGGTGAACGACGACGAGACGGGCGAGCTGGCCACCGCCTTCAACACCATGGCCGAGCGGCGCCAGCAGGCCGAGGCCCAGCTCGCCCAGCAGGCCCAGGAGCGCGAGCACACCCTCAAGACGGTGGCCGAGTTCGTCAACCAGCTCGCGGGCACCACGTCGGAGATCCTCGTGAGCACCACCGAGCAGGTGGCCGGCGCCCAGGAGCAGGGCAGCGCCGTGGCCCAGACGGTGAGCACCATCGAGGAGATCGCCCAGACGTCCGAGGAGGCCGCGGGGCGGGCCAAGGCCGTGAGCGACTCGGCGCGCCACTCCGAGGAGGTGGGCAAGAGCGGCCGACGCGCGGTGGACGAGGCCGTGGGCGCCATGACGAGCGTGCGCGAGCAGGTGGAGTCCATCGCCTCGCGGATTCTCGCCCTGGCCGAGCAGGCCCAGGCCATCGGCGACATCATCACCACCGTCAACGACATCTCCGAGCAGACGCACATGCTCGCGCTCAACGCCTCCATCGAGGCGAGCCGCGCGGGCGAGCACGGCCGGGGCTTCGCCGTGGTGGCCACCGAGGTCAAGGCGCTCGCCGACCAGTCCAAGAAAGCCACCTCCCAGGTGCGGCAGATCCTGGGGCAGATCCAGAAGGCCACCCAGGGCGCGGTGATGACCACCGAGGAGGGCACCAAGAGCGTGGCCTCGGCCACCCGCGTGGTGAGCCAGGCGGGCGGCGTCATCCAGACGCTCGGGGACCTGCTCAGCCAGGCGTCGCTCACCGCGGCGCAGATCTCCGCCAGCGCCAACCAGCAGGCCACGGGCATCGGGCAGATCCGCCAGGCCATGCGCGACGTGAGCCAGGCCACCCAGCAGACCCTCACCAGCACCCGGCAGACCGAGCGCGCCATGCAGGACCTGAACGGCATGGGACAGAAGCTCAAGGGCCTGCTGAAAGAATACGGACGCACCGCGTGA